One stretch of Harmonia axyridis chromosome 1, icHarAxyr1.1, whole genome shotgun sequence DNA includes these proteins:
- the LOC123689083 gene encoding uncharacterized protein LOC123689083, which produces MTECNGEPLEGQEDWEDHRRVCGEDIHDLSESIKAELKNHNNTTLGELNREKNILVVSYENFKCCLRKTWVEELMLGPTPTRCMEQLVECILESQKERCTLSVSDHLVFTFSHYGVGVLMMFTIVVVVTSCYVCCRLDEYYNERDH; this is translated from the exons atgacAGAGTGTAATGGAGAACCTTTAGAAGGACAGGAAGATTGGGAAGATCATAGAAGGGTCTGCGGTGAAGACATTCACGATTTATCAGA GTCAATCAAAGCTGAACTGAAGAACCATAACAACACAACACTTGGAGAGCTAAAcagggaaaaaaatattttagtggtTAGctatgaaaacttcaaatgctGCTTGAGGAAAACCTGGGTTGAAGAGCTCATGCTTGGTCCAACGCCTACAAGATGCATGGAACAGCTTGTGGAATGTATTTTGGAATCTCAAAAGGAACGTTGTACTTTGAGTGTTTCAGATCATTTAGTATTCACTTTTTCTCATTATGGCGTAGGAGTTTTGATGATGTTTACCATCGTTGTTGTTGTTACCAGTTGTTATGTATGTTGTCGCTTGGATGAGTATTATAATGAAAGGGACCACTAA